The nucleotide sequence TCCCATGCGGCAATGCCAAAGGATGAAAGAGAAAAACGAGGCATAACAGACGGATTATTACGTCTATCAGTTGGGTTAGAGCATGTTGACGATTTAATCGCTGACCTTGAGCAAGCATTGCTGGTTGCTGGGGATTTAATAAAAAGCCGATAATTCCTTCCAAATATGGGCATTCTACAAGTAGATACTTATTTGGAGGGATGCATATGACAGAACCATACTGCTGTCCAAATTGCGGTACAAACCGCTCTAGATTTAATATTATCGAACAAGTTCCAAAGCCTGTTAAAATGGACCCGCAAACAGGTGAGATTATTCAAGACTATTCTAATCAAGCACTTGACCCATTTCATACCCCATACCGCGGACCTTCCTTTAGAGTTCAATGTGGTGTATGCGGGCTAATTGAAGATGAACGGCAATTTGTACAATTTGGAGCCAGACCCCGCTGATGATTAAGGGCTGGCTCCTTATATTTCTGCTGTTTTATCACATACTATCTTTGATTGCTTTTGTAAAAAATACTATATCAAAGGAGTGTGTTCATAATGGCAAGAACTCATAATTCTGAAAGCCAGCAAAATGCCCAGCAACAAATGGCCCGCAACACAAAACAGGAGATTGCTTCAGAATTTGTAACCGATGTTAAAGAGGAAAATCAAATTGCTAAAAAGCGAGCCAAACAAGGACGTGAACGTGGCGATGAGCCTACAGGTACAAAAAGTAAAAATGTAAAAGGTCCGCGATAATGAGAAAAGGTGAAGGAAGGTGAGAAACCCCTTCACCTTTTCTCATTCCAACAATATTGCTCTATTAAAAAATTAAATCACACCTTGTAAGCTTCCTCATATTG is from Bacillus sp. (in: firmicutes) and encodes:
- a CDS encoding DNA alkylation repair protein, whose translation is MTEPYCCPNCGTNRSRFNIIEQVPKPVKMDPQTGEIIQDYSNQALDPFHTPYRGPSFRVQCGVCGLIEDERQFVQFGARPR